A genome region from Hevea brasiliensis isolate MT/VB/25A 57/8 chromosome 7, ASM3005281v1, whole genome shotgun sequence includes the following:
- the LOC110638134 gene encoding signal peptidase complex subunit 1, whose amino-acid sequence MDWQGQKLAEQLMQIMLLVFAVVAFTAGYILGSFQTMIQIYAGGVVLTTLITVPNWPWFNRHPLQWLDPSEAEKHPKPQLQPVNSKKKSAKK is encoded by the coding sequence ATGGATTGGCAAGGGCAGAAGCTAGCTGAGCAACTGATGCAGATAATGCTGCTAGTATTTGCAGTGGTGGCCTTCACTGCTGGCTATATATTAGGATCATTTCAAACTATGATCCAAATTTATGCTGGTGGAGTGGTTCTCACTACATTGATTACTGTTCCAAATTGGCCTTGGTTTAATCGCCATCCTCTCCAATGGTTGGATCCTAGTGAAGCAGAGAAGCATCCCAAGCCTCAGCTTCAGCCTGTGAATTCGAAGAAGAAATCGGCTAAAAAGTAG